The following proteins are encoded in a genomic region of Triticum dicoccoides isolate Atlit2015 ecotype Zavitan chromosome 1B, WEW_v2.0, whole genome shotgun sequence:
- the LOC119325999 gene encoding anaphase-promoting complex subunit 7-like — translation MEAARDSMAALLDAGIFDSAQTLGCFLVSSGGASNEASIPMKAESLVLHGDALYGGKEFRRALNAYKQAVQCSKSIPRQATSTARISVSTTGRSPSPSSSNVMPFNENEVKSKIAICHSALHEYREALQEMEGIPSKMRNLKMNLMLGKLYRISRNNRVAAICYKECLRQCPYVFEAIAALAEMGLSSKEFSLLFAQAPNRGGKPPGDFLDAQRWWNRYVEAQCCIASHDYKGGLDIYLELMQRFPNNVHILLEIAKVETIIGKNEEAIMNFEKARLIDPNIMTYMDEYAILLKLKSDYTKLNKLVHDMLHIDPARPETCIALAAFWERKDERKALTYAEKSLRVDDRHITGYIMKGNLHLSLNRPDLAVTDFRGAQELRADLRSYQGLVRAYLALSKCKDALFTAREAMKVMHQSAKALKLVGDVHAISSSGREKARKFYESAIRLEPGFLGAALALADLHVAEGRNKEAVLLLERYLRQWADDSLHIKLAQVFAATSLLSDALSHYQSALRINPHNEAAKKGLERLEKQMKGVDPDAPEDEDENEADDVDGDQDDAELL, via the exons ATGGAGGCGGCGCGGGATTCGATGGCGGCCCTCCTCGACGCCGGCATCTTCGACTCCGCCCAGACGCTC GGATGCTTTCTTGTGTCTTCTGGTGGTGCAAGTAATGAGGCCAGCATACCCATGAAGGCAGAAAGCTTG GTCCTGCACGGTGATGCGTTGTATGGGGGGAAAGAATTTCGGAGGGCATTG AATGCCTACAAGCAAGCTGTGCAATGTAGCAAAAGTATCCCCAGACAAGCAACAAGTACTGCCAGAATCTCAGTTTCCACTACCGGCCGGTCACCTTCTCCAAGTTCTTCAAATGTTATGCCATTCAATGAAAATGAG GTGAAGTCTAAAATAGCTATTTGCCATTCTGCTTTACATGAGTATCGTGAAGCACTCCAAGAG ATGGAAGGGATTCCTTCTAAAATGAGAAATCTAAAAATGAATCTGATGTTAGGCAAGCTTTATCGAATATCCAGAAATAATCGTGTGGCTGCCATATGTTATAAAGAGTGTTTGAG GCAATGCCCTTATGTATTTGAGGCTATTGCAGCTTTGGCTGAAATGGGGCTTTCTTCAAAGGAGTTCTCTTTACTATTTGCACAA GCACCAAATAGAGGAGGCAAGCCACCAGGTGATTTTTTGGATGCACAACGTTGGTGGAAT CGTTATGTAGAGGCCCAGTGTTGCATTGCTTCACATGATTATAAAG GTGGCCTGGATATATACCTGGAACTAATGCAACGATTTCCCAATAATGTGCACATCTTGCTGGAAATTGCGAAG GTTGAAACCATCATAGGCAAGAATGAAGAAGCAATCATGAATTTTGAGAAG GCTCGGTTAATTGATCCAAACATCATGACATATATGGATGAGTATGCAATCCTCCTAAAATTAAAATCGGACTACACTAAGCTAAACAAACTGGTACATGATATGCTGCATATTGATCCTGCAAGACCAGAAACATGTATTGCTCTTGCAGCATtttgggaaagaaaagatgaaagaaAAGCTTTGACATATGCTGAAAAG AGCCTTCGAGTTGATGATAGGCATATAACCGGCTATATTATGAAG GGCAATCTGCATCTTTCATTGAATCGACCAGATTTGGCAGTAACAGACTTCAGGGGAGCTCAAGAACTAAGGGCTGATCTTCGCTCTTATCAAG GTTTGGTGCGTGCTTATCTAGCACTTTCCAAATGCAAAGATGCATTATTCACTGCACGTGAAGCAATGAAGGTTATGCATCAGTCTGCAAAAGCTCTCAAGCTAGTTGGTGATGTGCATGCTATCAGTTCCAGTGGGAGAGAGAAG GCAAGAAAGTTCTATGAATCTGCTATTCGTCTCGAACCTGGATTTCTTGGAGCAGCATTGGCATTGGCTGATTTGCATGTTGCTGAAGGACGGAATAAGGAGGCAGTTTTGTTACTTGAAAGATATCTAAGACAATGGGCCGATGATTCTCTACATATCAAGTTGGCTCAAGTATTTGCAGCAACAAGTCTGCTTTCGGATGCACTCTCCCACTACCAATCTGCACTAAG GATAAACCCACACAATGAAGCAGCCAAGAAAGGATTGGAGCGCTTGGAGAAGCAAATGAAG GGAGTAGACCCGGATGCGCCTGAAGACGAGGACGAGAACGAAGCTGACGACGTCGATGGTGACCAGGATGACGCCGAGTTGCTTTAG